From a single Adhaeribacter swui genomic region:
- a CDS encoding NAD-dependent epimerase/dehydratase family protein, whose protein sequence is MKRVLVTGSSGKLGKEIVRLLRMNNYNILGIDLIESDTTDEIIDIRDRNIIKEVTKGVDAIIHTAALHGKHTDLNYSRDKFIETNINGTNNLLSASVENRVRKFLYTSTTSIYGTAMVSDKQAVWVDEELIPQPRDIYDITKLTCELLCKDYFEKEGIETTVLRVSRFLPEDDNTKANHRIYRGLDEEDGAKGHQLALEKKFSSFEIYNISNESPFKKDDLSEIYSNPQDVICKYYPEAEEFYRRNNWKYPEKIDRVYSIAKAKRDLNYQPKNNFDTFLK, encoded by the coding sequence ATGAAAAGGGTATTAGTTACAGGTTCTTCAGGAAAATTGGGGAAAGAAATTGTTCGGCTCCTAAGAATGAATAATTACAATATATTAGGAATTGACCTTATAGAAAGCGATACAACAGATGAAATAATCGATATCCGGGATAGAAATATTATTAAAGAAGTTACAAAAGGAGTTGATGCCATAATCCATACAGCCGCTTTACATGGAAAGCATACAGACCTAAACTATTCCAGGGATAAATTCATTGAAACAAATATTAATGGAACCAATAATCTCCTGTCAGCATCGGTTGAAAATAGGGTCCGTAAGTTTCTGTACACAAGCACAACCTCCATTTATGGTACAGCAATGGTAAGTGACAAGCAAGCTGTTTGGGTAGATGAAGAATTAATTCCTCAACCAAGAGATATTTACGATATCACCAAACTAACATGTGAGTTGCTTTGCAAGGACTATTTCGAGAAAGAAGGAATTGAAACCACAGTCTTAAGAGTGTCCAGGTTTTTGCCAGAAGACGATAACACTAAAGCAAATCATCGAATATATAGGGGATTGGATGAAGAGGACGGAGCAAAGGGGCATCAATTGGCTTTGGAAAAGAAATTCAGCTCATTTGAGATTTACAATATATCAAACGAGAGCCCCTTTAAAAAGGACGACTTGTCAGAAATATATAGTAACCCTCAGGATGTGATTTGTAAATACTATCCGGAAGCGGAAGAGTTTTACAGACGAAATAACTGGAAATATCCCGAAAAGATAGACAGAGTTTATTCAATAGCTAAGGCAAAAAGAGATTTGAATTACCAACCCAAAAATAATTTTGATACATTCCTGAAATAA